In one Deinococcus roseus genomic region, the following are encoded:
- a CDS encoding GMC family oxidoreductase yields the protein MTPVVSHDVLVVGGGAAGAVLASRLSEHPDCRVLLLEAGPAEPAEASQQKAILNPLQPAVLPGLNWKIRTFIRSESAGAIWHCEAGKLLGGSSAVNTVQALRGLPADHDAWAAELTDPGWSWEGVLPFYRKLEDDPAGPDTLHGRGGPVPIRRESKAELTSLQQAFWQSCIQHGFSETPDHNDPHSRGVGMIPKNVLQGVRMSAVHTHLAAAKGRPNLQVVTGVQVHRLLWDRAGRCLGIEGDARGHKVQFQADHLVLCAGALHTPALLMRSGIGPAEALRILDVPIRVHLPGVGQNLQDHPGVGIWGVPAPGLSQGAEPLHQALLRWTSSQASAAPDLHLRLLGGLDPQALFPERVSTVGLPQMGGLHVCLMNSASRGSVRLVSADPHTPPRVALNLLSDAQDMPPLKEGVRLAWALLQQSPLQQAFYQVFGWSERLMRSEVALERAITTYVRPSAHLGGTARMGLFPDLDAATTPTGQVYGVDNLWIADASLFPTLPSAPPHLSCLMVAEKIAAGLQEKLHAC from the coding sequence ATGACCCCTGTTGTCTCCCATGATGTGCTGGTGGTGGGCGGAGGCGCAGCAGGGGCCGTGCTGGCCAGTCGCCTCTCTGAACACCCCGATTGCCGGGTGCTCCTGCTGGAAGCTGGCCCTGCAGAGCCTGCAGAGGCTTCCCAGCAAAAGGCCATCCTGAATCCCCTGCAACCCGCTGTGCTGCCCGGACTCAACTGGAAAATCCGCACCTTCATCCGAAGTGAAAGCGCAGGGGCCATCTGGCACTGCGAAGCCGGAAAACTGCTGGGAGGCTCCAGTGCCGTCAACACCGTGCAGGCCCTGCGCGGCCTTCCTGCAGACCATGACGCCTGGGCCGCAGAACTCACTGATCCAGGCTGGTCCTGGGAAGGGGTGCTGCCCTTTTACCGCAAGCTGGAAGATGACCCCGCAGGACCGGACACCCTGCATGGCAGGGGAGGCCCTGTGCCCATCCGCCGGGAAAGCAAAGCAGAACTGACCTCCCTGCAGCAGGCCTTCTGGCAATCCTGTATACAACACGGTTTCTCTGAAACCCCGGACCACAATGACCCCCACAGCAGGGGAGTGGGCATGATCCCAAAAAATGTGTTGCAGGGCGTCCGCATGTCCGCAGTGCACACCCATCTGGCCGCTGCAAAGGGGCGTCCCAACCTGCAGGTGGTCACTGGAGTGCAGGTGCACCGCCTGCTGTGGGACAGGGCCGGGCGCTGCCTGGGCATTGAAGGAGATGCCAGGGGCCACAAAGTGCAGTTCCAGGCAGACCACCTGGTGCTCTGCGCCGGGGCCCTGCACACCCCGGCCCTGCTGATGCGCTCCGGGATTGGGCCAGCAGAGGCGCTGCGGATTCTGGATGTCCCCATCCGGGTGCACCTGCCTGGCGTGGGCCAGAACCTGCAGGACCATCCCGGTGTGGGCATCTGGGGGGTGCCTGCTCCAGGCCTGTCCCAGGGTGCTGAACCCCTGCACCAGGCCCTCCTGCGCTGGACCTCCAGTCAGGCTTCTGCTGCTCCAGATTTGCATTTGCGCCTGCTGGGAGGGCTGGATCCACAGGCCCTCTTTCCAGAACGTGTGTCCACAGTGGGCCTCCCGCAGATGGGTGGCCTGCACGTCTGCCTGATGAACTCAGCCTCGCGGGGAAGCGTGCGTCTCGTTTCAGCAGACCCCCACACCCCTCCCCGTGTCGCCCTGAATTTGCTGTCTGATGCGCAGGACATGCCCCCCCTCAAAGAAGGGGTGCGTCTGGCCTGGGCTTTGTTGCAGCAGTCCCCTTTGCAACAAGCCTTCTATCAGGTCTTCGGATGGAGTGAACGGCTGATGCGCTCCGAAGTGGCGCTGGAACGGGCCATCACCACTTATGTGCGACCCAGTGCCCACCTGGGAGGCACAGCCCGCATGGGTCTTTTCCCCGACCTGGACGCAGCGACCACCCCCACAGGTCAGGTTTACGGCGTGGACAACCTGTGGATTGCCGATGCCTCTCTGTTCCCCACCCTTCCCAGTGCTCCCCCTCACCTCAGCTGCCTGATGGTGGCAGAGAAAATTGCCGCAGGACTGCAGGAGAAACTTCATGCCTGCTGA